CCGCGATCTTCGACCAGGTCGCTGTGGCGTCGAAGCGCCGTCCGCGCGGCTACGCGATCTGGCGGATGGGCGCCGAGGATCCGGCGACCTGGACGGTGCTGCGCAGCCGCGACTCGCTCAGTGAGAGCGTGGCGCTGTCCCTGCGGAGCGCCTCGCGCACGGTGGTGTACGACGCGGCGGCCGGGATGATCGTGTCGTCGACGGTGACGCCGTAGGCGGCGCGCCCCCGCGCGCCCCATCGCGGTATGCTGTCCCCCGCACGCACGCTCGCCCTCGCGACGACGGGACCGCCGCATGTCCGAAGACCTCCACTGCAACGCCCCCGAGCACGCCGGCCTCGGCGACTCGTCGGCTCTCGCGCGCTACGACGACCAGCTCGACTGCTGCGGCGACGTCGAGCACCCCACGCCCATCGTGCGCATCAACCGGATGCTCGCGAACCCGGACGCGACGCTCTACATCAAGTGCGAGTGGGTCAACCCGTTCGGCTCGATCAAGGACCGCACCGCGAAGTGGCTGCTCAAGGGCCTCGCGGAGCGCGGCGAGCTCGAGGGGCGCACGGTCGTCGAGGCCACGAGCGGCAACACCGGCATCGCGCTCGCGGCCATCTGCTCGCAGATCGGCGTGCCGATGATCGCGACCGCGCCGCACGTGCTCTCGCCGGAGAAGTCCGCGCTGCTGCGCGCGTTCGGCGCCGACGTGCGCCTGACCGACCCGGCCGACGCTTCCGGCCTGCACCCGATGGACGTCGCCTTCAAGCTCGCCGAGTCGATCGTCGCGTCCGACCCCGAGAAGTACGTCATGCCGAACCAGTACGACAACCCCGACAACGCGCGCGCGCACTACGAGTCGACCGGCCCGGAGATCTGGGCGCAGACCGAAGGGTGCATCCGCTACTTCTTCGCCGGACTCGGGACCTGCGGCACGATGGTCGGCACCTCTCGCTACCTCAAGGAGCAGGATCCGTCGATCGTGTGCGTCGCCATCGAGCCTGTGCCCGGCCACCACATCTCGGGCCTGAAGAACCAGGAGGAGACCGCGGTGCCGGGCAACATGGACGCCTCGTTCATCGACGAGATCGTCTGGGTCGACGACGCGATGACCGACGAGTGCGCGCGGCGCCTCTACCGCGAGGAGGCGCTGATGGTGGGGCCGTCGGCCGCCGCCATCGCCGCCGGCGCGATGAAGTACCTCTCCGAGGCTGGCCGGTCCGGCGTCGCCGTGGCGATCGCGCCCGACAGCGGACAGAAGGCCGCGAGCTACCTCAACGCCATCCTGGAGTGACCGCCGGGGCCGTCGACGCCCCCGGCGCGACCGGAAGGAGCGCACACCGTGCTCACCGAGATCGTGCTCACCCTCACCGGACCCGACCGGGTCGGCATCGTCGAGGAGTTCACCCGCGAGGTGCTCGCGCTCGACGGCAACGTCGGCACGAGCCGGATGGCGCGCCTCGGCGGAGCGTTCGCGATCCTGATGCTGGTGACGCTACCGGTCGAGCGCGTCGACGACCTCGAGGGGGCCTTCGGCAGCCTTGCCGCGGCGGGATTCAAGGTCACGGTCACGCCGACCCGCAGCGCAGCCGCGGCGCCGGCCGCCGGCACGCGCTACCGCATCGGCGTGCGCGGCGCCGACCACGAGGGCATCGTCCACGGCATCGCGGCGGGCCTGGCCGCGAGCGGCGTGAACATCGACGAGCTGGAGACCGACGCGGTGCCGGCGCCCACCACCGGTACGCCGATCTTCAGCATGGACCTGCTGGTGTCGGTGCGGGAGGGGACCGCCGAGGACGCGTGGCGTCCCGCGCTCGAGGACGCCGCCCGCGAAGCCGACGTCGACGTGACGGTCGAGCCGGCAGACATCTGACAGTCAACATGCGGGACGGCGCAACGCGATGGATGTCCGTGCTCAGCGTTGTCATGTCTGCCTGATATGGTCATAATGACCGTATCACGCGGGCATCGGAGGATTCGTGGACCTCAGCGACGCATCGAGCATCGAACGGGCACTGTCGCTCGTCGCCGACGTTCTCCGGGATCGCGGAGTCAGCACGATCGAGATCGTCGTGGTCGGCGGCGCCGCGCTGAACGTACTTGGTCTCGTGCGCCGGCCTACGCGCGACGTGGACGTCCTGGCAACCGCATCGCCCTCCGAGCCCTCCGGCCCGACGCGGCTCGAGAAGTGCTCGACCCTGCCGGCCGCGCTCGCTGATGCCACAGCGGAGGTCGCCGAGGCGCTGGGACTCGACCCTCGGTGGCTCAACAACGGTCCCGCCGCCCTCCTCGACCACGGGCTGCCCGATGGATTCTCCGAGCGGCTCACCGCACGCTGCTACGGGACGACACTCGTCGTGCACTTCGCCTCGCGGACGGACCTCATCGCCCTCAAGGTGTTCGCGGCTGCCGACTCGGGCATCGGGAGGCACACCAAGGACCTCGCGACCCTGGCGCCGACGGATGACGAGCTGCGGGCAGGCGTTCGATGGGCGCGAACGCAAGACGGCTCGCCTGAGTTCGGCACCGCGCTCCGCGGGCTCTTGGACCACATCGGCTGCCCGATAGAGGAGAGCACCGATGACGACCGCTAGCGACCTGCACGCGCGTTTGCTCGACGCACTACTCGACCTCGCGTGGTGCCAATGGACCTCGCTCGGCGTCGCAGGCGTGCGCAGCTGCGACCGGGTGATCGCGGACCCGGAGGCGCTGCTGCTCGCCACGCTGGAGATCGGTCGCTGGGATGCGCGCCTGTTCGACGAGGCGCTCGACTGGGTCACGGTCAACGCGGCGGACCTCGACATGGCGCGGTCGAGACGGCTCGCGAAACGCGCCACCTACGAACAACGACGACTGCTGGCCGTTGCGGCCGACCTCGCCGTCGATCACGGCGCGCGATCGACGTTCCGTCAAATCGGCTCGGCAGGACTCATCGCACG
This region of Actinomycetota bacterium genomic DNA includes:
- a CDS encoding cysteine synthase family protein, which codes for MSEDLHCNAPEHAGLGDSSALARYDDQLDCCGDVEHPTPIVRINRMLANPDATLYIKCEWVNPFGSIKDRTAKWLLKGLAERGELEGRTVVEATSGNTGIALAAICSQIGVPMIATAPHVLSPEKSALLRAFGADVRLTDPADASGLHPMDVAFKLAESIVASDPEKYVMPNQYDNPDNARAHYESTGPEIWAQTEGCIRYFFAGLGTCGTMVGTSRYLKEQDPSIVCVAIEPVPGHHISGLKNQEETAVPGNMDASFIDEIVWVDDAMTDECARRLYREEALMVGPSAAAIAAGAMKYLSEAGRSGVAVAIAPDSGQKAASYLNAILE
- a CDS encoding transcriptional regulator; the protein is MLTEIVLTLTGPDRVGIVEEFTREVLALDGNVGTSRMARLGGAFAILMLVTLPVERVDDLEGAFGSLAAAGFKVTVTPTRSAAAAPAAGTRYRIGVRGADHEGIVHGIAAGLAASGVNIDELETDAVPAPTTGTPIFSMDLLVSVREGTAEDAWRPALEDAAREADVDVTVEPADI